One window from the genome of Candidatus Zixiibacteriota bacterium encodes:
- a CDS encoding O-antigen ligase family protein: MATTTHHLPGGSRAYLRPEHLAYAAFAAAMILSGLLVALPFPYHILPFALLGVVVFVIGTLRYPYFGLYLYLIIFFMDPNQIFPFMQTVAFPYEKVLAFAVIGILLIHIAILKKEFDLYRLDVGFAAMILATYLSILGAVDLAAAWEDWQRFLRLFLVYLVMVRIVKTEGQLKAIIMLFIISIGFLAISSTIQYYRGEFEVRQGIQRLHSFGGGLIDPNTMASSLVLGVPFMFYMAKAHRSALLKLFMFALIGSCFWAIMLTGSRGGMVGGIALMLLLVWHSRHKTLGFVVAFAVLVCIAAVMPDQYQNRFMSIFRINEQDEFGASDSARGRINGFKLGFKFLLKNPLTGVGISNFGWHHHLEPNGDWTDAHNLVGKLVGELGLIGVAAFSFFIARFAGTLKLIKRLYDEHGWPPDFLFQMRQAIKIGLIMLFVQGLFGHNLFRDNWYFTAGFIVIVSKIVWDRHLAAQRPSGATPGSPEPLPGAEKGLLPG, encoded by the coding sequence ATGGCAACCACAACGCATCATCTCCCCGGCGGATCGCGGGCGTACCTGCGGCCCGAGCATCTCGCCTACGCCGCTTTCGCCGCCGCCATGATCCTCTCGGGCCTGCTGGTCGCCCTCCCCTTCCCCTACCACATCCTCCCGTTTGCGCTCCTCGGCGTCGTCGTGTTCGTCATCGGCACCCTGCGCTACCCCTACTTCGGCCTCTACCTCTACCTCATCATTTTCTTCATGGACCCCAACCAGATCTTCCCCTTCATGCAGACGGTCGCGTTTCCTTACGAGAAAGTTCTCGCCTTCGCCGTCATCGGCATCCTCCTCATCCACATCGCTATTCTGAAGAAGGAATTCGACCTGTACCGGCTCGACGTCGGTTTTGCGGCGATGATCCTCGCCACCTACCTCTCCATCCTCGGCGCCGTCGATCTCGCCGCCGCCTGGGAGGACTGGCAGCGCTTCCTCCGCCTGTTTCTGGTCTACCTGGTCATGGTCAGGATAGTCAAGACGGAGGGGCAGCTCAAAGCCATCATCATGCTCTTCATCATCTCCATCGGGTTTTTGGCCATCTCGTCCACCATCCAGTACTACCGCGGCGAGTTTGAGGTGCGCCAGGGTATCCAGCGTCTCCACTCTTTCGGCGGCGGGCTCATCGACCCCAACACCATGGCCTCGAGCCTCGTCCTCGGCGTTCCCTTCATGTTCTACATGGCCAAGGCCCACCGCAGCGCGCTGTTGAAGCTGTTCATGTTCGCCCTCATCGGCTCCTGTTTCTGGGCCATCATGCTCACCGGATCGCGCGGCGGCATGGTCGGTGGCATCGCCCTGATGCTCCTCCTCGTCTGGCACTCGCGCCACAAAACGCTCGGCTTCGTCGTCGCCTTCGCCGTTCTGGTCTGCATCGCCGCCGTCATGCCCGATCAGTATCAGAACCGCTTCATGTCCATTTTCCGCATCAACGAGCAGGATGAATTCGGCGCTTCCGATTCGGCCCGCGGGCGCATCAACGGCTTCAAACTCGGCTTCAAATTCCTCCTGAAGAATCCCCTGACCGGCGTCGGCATCTCCAATTTCGGCTGGCATCACCACCTCGAGCCGAACGGCGACTGGACCGACGCCCACAACCTGGTCGGCAAACTCGTCGGCGAACTCGGCCTCATCGGCGTCGCCGCCTTCAGCTTCTTCATCGCCCGCTTCGCCGGCACGCTCAAACTCATCAAACGCCTGTACGACGAACACGGCTGGCCGCCCGACTTCCTTTTCCAGATGCGCCAGGCCATCAAGATCGGCCTCATTATGCTCTTCGTGCAGGGCCTGTTTGGCCACAATCTTTTCCGCGACAACTGGTACTTCACGGCCGGCTTCATCGTCATCGTCAGCAAAATCGTCTGGGACCGCCACCTCGCCGCCCAGCGCCCGTCAGGCGCCACCCCCGGCTCCCCCGAACCCCTCCCCGGTGCGGAGAAAGGACTCCTGCCCGGATGA
- a CDS encoding phenylacetate--CoA ligase family protein, whose product MRLTRFPARPRGPLELFAALNRYALAAYRGERAIYPLVRELERNFSLSRDELEAAQDKALAAIVDHAFAHSPFYRRKFAAVGFKPGDVKGRADLALLPETNKIELVRAADEVLCLPKDRLRAAGTGGTSGIPFTFYRDPRCLLFRRAVDYTTFRYYGWRAGQWQGWLWGAPRDLVAPATARGRLLQRWAVRTFFADVTRLGTESYRSFAALARRYRPTWLSAYPSLAYDLAAAIEAGDIEPFRVPMVNLTAEPVYDFQKQLIRATFGEEVCERYGSREMGLAALECPAHNGLHYFMESVYFESIDRGPGSPGRSLVVTDLVNRGMPFIRYDTGDFARLDDAPCTCGRTTPRLIDIRGRETDNIWCPDGHGIAGAIVVYLFARINPGVPMQLMQESLDRIVIRIAGRPGELAGRAAELIDVCRREISPDIAYTIEYVDHIERAPSGKYRYIISRVPPPSRRR is encoded by the coding sequence ATGAGACTTACGCGCTTTCCCGCCCGCCCGCGCGGCCCCCTTGAACTGTTCGCCGCCCTCAACCGCTACGCCCTCGCCGCCTATCGGGGCGAGCGCGCCATCTACCCCCTTGTCCGCGAGCTCGAGCGCAACTTCTCCCTCTCCCGCGATGAGCTCGAGGCCGCCCAGGACAAGGCGCTCGCCGCGATCGTCGACCACGCCTTCGCCCACAGCCCGTTCTACCGGCGCAAATTCGCGGCCGTCGGGTTCAAACCGGGCGACGTCAAGGGCCGGGCCGACCTCGCCCTGCTCCCCGAGACCAACAAGATCGAGCTCGTCCGCGCCGCAGACGAGGTCCTCTGTTTGCCGAAAGACCGCCTCCGCGCCGCTGGCACCGGCGGGACCTCCGGCATCCCCTTCACCTTCTACCGCGACCCGCGCTGTCTCCTCTTCCGCCGCGCCGTCGATTACACCACCTTCCGCTACTACGGCTGGCGCGCGGGGCAGTGGCAGGGATGGCTCTGGGGCGCCCCTCGCGACCTCGTGGCACCGGCGACCGCGCGGGGAAGACTCCTCCAGCGCTGGGCCGTGCGCACGTTTTTCGCCGACGTCACCCGCCTCGGGACCGAGAGCTACCGCAGCTTCGCCGCCCTCGCCCGCCGGTACCGCCCGACCTGGCTTTCCGCCTACCCGTCGCTCGCCTACGACCTCGCCGCCGCCATCGAGGCCGGAGACATCGAGCCGTTCCGCGTGCCGATGGTCAACCTCACGGCCGAACCGGTCTACGACTTCCAGAAACAACTCATTCGGGCGACCTTTGGCGAGGAGGTCTGCGAGCGCTACGGATCGCGCGAGATGGGTCTGGCCGCCCTCGAGTGCCCCGCCCACAACGGCCTCCACTATTTTATGGAAAGCGTGTACTTCGAAAGCATCGATCGCGGACCCGGCAGTCCCGGCCGCAGCCTGGTCGTCACCGATCTGGTCAACCGCGGCATGCCCTTTATCCGCTATGACACCGGCGACTTCGCCCGGCTCGACGACGCTCCCTGCACCTGCGGCCGCACAACCCCCCGCCTCATTGACATCCGCGGCCGCGAGACCGACAACATCTGGTGTCCCGATGGCCACGGCATCGCCGGCGCCATTGTCGTCTACCTCTTCGCCCGGATCAACCCCGGCGTGCCCATGCAGCTCATGCAGGAGTCGCTCGACCGCATCGTTATCCGCATCGCCGGCCGGCCCGGGGAACTCGCCGGGCGGGCCGCCGAACTCATCGACGTCTGCCGACGTGAGATCAGCCCCGACATCGCCTACACCATCGAATACGTCGACCATATCGAGCGCGCCCCCTCCGGCAAGTACCGCTACATTATCTCGCGCGTGCCGCCCCCCTCCCGCCGCCGCTGA
- a CDS encoding glycosyltransferase, giving the protein MDETTSRLRLLLIDEEFPYPLTSGKRLRTYNLLRELSRRCDITTLAYGDPDSEGFRRFERDGLTPVAVPAPDRRQSGLRFYWRLFGNLFSPYPYIVTSHTTRRFHRRLRQLLARHSFDLVLCEWTPYARFVKDLPGVRKVITAHNIEAAIWRRYEQQETQPLRRLYIRLQRTKVEAFEARCFGWVDGAIAVSESEARQIAELGVPYPPAVVENGVDVGYFTAPADDPDPGQIVFSGAMDWRPNQDAALWFVQEIFPLLRRARPNLAVTIVGRDPVRRIRELGRVEGVTVTGTVADVRPYLARAAVFIVPLRIGGGSRLKILEAMAMRKAVVSTSVGAEGLRVAADENIMIADDAPAFAQAVLRCLGEPDLRRRLGENGRRLVEREYRWDILGHKMYEYLCRVMQQK; this is encoded by the coding sequence ATGGATGAGACCACGTCGCGCCTCCGCCTCTTGCTGATTGACGAGGAATTCCCCTACCCCCTCACTTCGGGCAAGCGCCTCCGCACCTACAACCTCCTCCGCGAACTGTCCCGCCGCTGCGACATCACGACGCTCGCCTACGGCGATCCTGACTCCGAGGGTTTCCGCCGGTTCGAACGCGACGGTCTCACCCCGGTGGCTGTCCCGGCCCCGGACCGTCGCCAGAGCGGCCTCCGCTTCTACTGGCGCCTCTTCGGCAATCTCTTCTCCCCCTATCCGTACATCGTCACCAGCCACACCACCCGCCGTTTCCACCGCCGCCTCCGCCAGCTCCTCGCCCGGCACTCGTTCGACCTGGTCCTGTGCGAGTGGACCCCCTACGCCCGGTTTGTCAAGGACCTGCCGGGCGTCCGAAAAGTGATCACCGCCCACAACATCGAAGCCGCTATCTGGCGCCGCTACGAACAGCAGGAAACCCAGCCGCTCCGAAGGCTGTACATTCGGCTTCAGCGCACCAAGGTGGAAGCGTTCGAGGCGCGCTGTTTCGGGTGGGTCGACGGCGCCATCGCGGTCTCCGAGAGCGAAGCCCGCCAGATCGCCGAGCTCGGCGTCCCCTACCCCCCGGCGGTGGTTGAGAACGGCGTCGATGTCGGTTATTTCACCGCCCCGGCCGACGACCCCGACCCCGGTCAAATTGTCTTCTCCGGCGCTATGGACTGGCGCCCCAATCAGGACGCCGCGCTCTGGTTTGTCCAGGAGATCTTTCCGCTCCTCCGCCGGGCGCGCCCCAACCTCGCCGTCACCATCGTCGGCCGCGATCCTGTCCGCCGCATCCGGGAACTCGGGCGCGTCGAGGGCGTTACGGTCACCGGCACGGTCGCCGATGTCCGTCCCTACCTCGCCCGGGCCGCCGTCTTCATTGTCCCCCTGCGCATCGGCGGCGGCTCGCGCCTGAAGATCCTCGAGGCCATGGCCATGCGCAAGGCGGTTGTCTCCACCAGCGTGGGCGCCGAGGGCCTTCGGGTGGCCGCGGACGAAAACATCATGATCGCCGACGACGCTCCGGCGTTCGCGCAGGCCGTTCTGCGGTGCCTGGGCGAACCCGACCTGCGCAGGCGACTCGGCGAAAACGGCCGCCGCCTCGTCGAACGGGAGTACCGATGGGATATTCTCGGACACAAAATGTACGAGTACTTATGCCGCGTGATGCAGCAAAAGTGA
- a CDS encoding glycosyltransferase family 4 protein, translated as MPRDAAKVSVLHLRASNFYGGPERQLHCHARAARDSVFEVIVASYAESGRSPDLLARVAADRLPTHLVGVAGAYDRRALGLIRRVLRDRDIAILCTHDYRSTVLGCLAVRFTPVRWIAFSRGRTRETLRIRLYNELERLCLRFADRVVAVSEGEKASLRRRLVPDRRIAVVHNAIDTAAFAAVTPVDLKSRFGFPAHSLVAVAAGRFSPEKGQLDLVRAAELALPRLPGLRFVLFGDGPDLERTRHEIESRGLNDRVLCPGFERDLAACLRGADLVVNPSLSEGLPNVVLEAMALGVPVVATAVGGVPELIRDGDTGLLPPPADPRQLADALVRMGDDPALRRRVAANALNLVRESFSFEKQARELFALYADVLNQRDRTV; from the coding sequence ATGCCGCGTGATGCAGCAAAAGTGAGCGTTCTCCACCTGCGGGCGAGCAACTTCTACGGCGGTCCGGAACGCCAGCTCCATTGCCACGCCCGGGCCGCCCGCGACTCCGTCTTCGAGGTCATCGTCGCCTCCTACGCCGAGTCCGGTCGCTCCCCCGACCTGCTGGCCCGGGTGGCCGCCGACCGTCTCCCGACTCACCTCGTCGGCGTCGCCGGCGCCTACGACCGCCGCGCCCTCGGCCTCATCCGCCGGGTCCTGCGCGATCGCGACATCGCCATCCTCTGCACCCACGACTACCGCTCAACCGTCCTCGGCTGCCTCGCCGTCCGCTTCACCCCCGTCCGCTGGATCGCCTTCTCCCGCGGCCGCACGCGCGAGACCCTCAGGATTCGGCTCTACAACGAACTGGAGCGCTTGTGCCTGCGGTTCGCCGACCGCGTCGTCGCCGTCTCCGAGGGCGAGAAAGCCTCCCTCCGCCGCCGTCTCGTGCCCGACCGCCGCATCGCCGTCGTCCACAACGCCATCGACACCGCCGCTTTCGCCGCCGTCACCCCCGTCGACCTGAAAAGCCGCTTCGGCTTCCCTGCGCACTCTCTCGTTGCCGTCGCCGCCGGCCGCTTCTCGCCTGAAAAGGGACAGCTCGACCTCGTCCGCGCCGCCGAACTCGCCCTCCCTCGCCTCCCCGGCCTCCGTTTCGTCCTCTTCGGCGATGGCCCCGACCTCGAGCGCACCCGCCACGAGATCGAATCCCGCGGCCTGAACGACCGCGTTCTCTGCCCGGGTTTCGAACGGGACCTGGCCGCCTGCCTCCGGGGCGCCGATCTCGTCGTCAACCCTTCCCTCTCCGAGGGGCTCCCCAACGTCGTGCTCGAGGCCATGGCTCTCGGTGTTCCCGTGGTGGCCACCGCGGTCGGCGGCGTGCCGGAACTTATCCGCGATGGCGACACCGGCCTGCTGCCCCCCCCGGCCGATCCGCGGCAACTCGCCGACGCCCTCGTGCGCATGGGGGACGACCCCGCCCTCCGTCGGCGTGTCGCCGCCAACGCGCTCAATCTCGTGCGGGAATCGTTCTCCTTCGAGAAGCAGGCCCGCGAGCTGTTCGCCCTCTATGCCGACGTGCTGAACCAAAGGGACAGGACCGTATGA
- a CDS encoding glycosyltransferase, whose translation MIRIAFVIDTIATPGAGTEKQLLLLVRHLDRSRFEPHLLCLQSSPWLERNSLPCPVEIIGVRSLRSPATTGALLRFRRYVRRHRIDIVQTFFIDSNLFGTVSGWLSGVPVIISSRRNFGKDYWHTPAWLFLLRLLRRLTTCYIANSRLTADYSIEVERIAADRMHVIYNGLDFAPFANLTPELRAAARSAWGVADRHVLIGIIANLRPIKNHRLFVEAAARVHSRRPDTRFLIAGDGDQREPIECRLHELGLQDTAILTGQVADVLPVLAALDIGVLCSHGESLSNAIIEYMAAGIPPVVSDVGGNREAVGGEHGLVFPPDDLDAFVACLDRLIADPALRTRLGRAAADYARCTYEYREAVGRHETLYETCRAAARPRRRS comes from the coding sequence ATGATCCGCATCGCCTTCGTCATCGACACCATCGCCACCCCCGGCGCCGGCACCGAGAAGCAGCTTCTGCTCCTCGTGCGCCACCTCGACCGCTCCCGCTTCGAACCGCACCTCCTGTGCCTCCAGTCCTCCCCCTGGCTGGAGCGAAACTCGCTGCCCTGCCCGGTTGAAATCATCGGCGTCCGCTCGCTCCGCTCCCCCGCGACGACAGGGGCGCTGCTGCGGTTCCGCCGCTATGTCCGCCGGCACCGCATCGACATCGTCCAGACTTTCTTCATCGATTCCAACCTCTTCGGCACCGTCTCCGGCTGGCTTTCGGGGGTTCCCGTCATCATCTCCAGCCGCCGCAATTTCGGCAAGGACTACTGGCACACCCCGGCCTGGCTTTTCCTCCTCCGCCTGCTTCGCCGCCTGACCACCTGTTACATCGCGAACTCCCGCCTGACAGCCGACTACTCGATCGAAGTTGAGCGGATCGCCGCCGACCGCATGCACGTCATTTACAACGGTCTTGATTTCGCTCCGTTCGCGAACCTGACGCCCGAATTGCGCGCCGCCGCGCGGTCGGCCTGGGGCGTGGCCGACCGCCACGTCCTCATCGGCATCATCGCCAACCTCCGCCCCATCAAGAACCACCGCCTCTTCGTCGAGGCCGCCGCCCGCGTCCACTCCCGCCGCCCCGACACGCGGTTCCTGATCGCCGGCGACGGCGACCAGCGCGAACCCATCGAGTGCCGCCTCCACGAGCTCGGCCTGCAGGACACCGCCATCCTCACCGGCCAGGTCGCCGACGTCCTCCCCGTCCTGGCGGCTCTCGACATCGGCGTCCTCTGCTCGCACGGCGAGAGCCTCTCCAACGCCATCATCGAGTACATGGCCGCCGGCATCCCCCCGGTGGTGTCCGACGTCGGCGGCAACCGTGAGGCCGTCGGCGGCGAACATGGCCTGGTGTTTCCACCCGATGACCTCGACGCCTTCGTCGCCTGCCTCGACCGCCTCATCGCCGACCCCGCCCTCCGGACCCGCCTCGGCCGCGCTGCCGCCGATTACGCCCGCTGCACTTATGAATACCGCGAGGCCGTCGGCCGCCACGAGACCCTCTACGAAACCTGCCGCGCCGCGGCCCGCCCCCGCCGCCGTTCCTGA
- a CDS encoding glycosyltransferase: MNWTIRFRLALWDFLRFHPACRFAASAAIRLYLRLPALRRDESLLRAARLNVRAARICPHPGLLRRLERSLDASVGRLLRTNFDWDALSHESRPDQVAKGIILKHPVSPREKGVLFISFEGQWLRLFRHADIDRLARDYHLVIAPSWSPPHSLAFSVAARRWPGRFFTLISNLNEIPVFARIAPNSEVVPLFGSSWVHPQIFDVSAPVAKEYDIVILANFAAYKRHFLLFRALRDMRPDTRVLLLGKSMDGRTPETIMNEARAYGVADRITIKPGLPDGEMIRAFRSARVALMLSGNEGSCVAVVESMFADIPIGVFEDAVIGSLAYVNEHTGRRLRRRRLGRQLEEFIADSGRYSPRRWVMENGISCFGSTAVLNDALRARVLEWGEEWTTDLAPHHWRPNPTYVYDEDLERHRSAYARFERDYRCSLLLRATDGSPLTSALSARPSSPTALPR; this comes from the coding sequence GTGAATTGGACCATAAGATTCCGCCTGGCCCTGTGGGACTTCCTGCGTTTCCACCCGGCCTGCCGTTTCGCTGCCAGCGCCGCGATCCGGCTCTACCTTCGGCTCCCGGCCTTGCGCCGCGATGAGTCGCTCCTGCGCGCCGCCCGCCTGAACGTTCGCGCCGCCCGCATCTGCCCCCATCCGGGACTCCTCCGCCGGCTCGAACGGAGCCTCGATGCCTCCGTCGGCCGCCTCCTCCGCACGAACTTTGACTGGGACGCCCTCTCGCACGAGTCGCGGCCGGACCAGGTGGCCAAGGGAATTATCCTCAAGCACCCCGTCTCCCCGCGCGAGAAGGGCGTGTTGTTCATTTCATTCGAGGGGCAGTGGCTCCGTCTCTTCCGCCATGCCGACATCGACCGCCTCGCCCGCGACTACCACCTCGTTATCGCCCCGTCTTGGTCCCCGCCCCACAGCCTCGCGTTTTCGGTCGCCGCCCGCCGGTGGCCCGGACGGTTCTTCACCCTCATCAGCAATCTCAATGAGATCCCCGTCTTTGCGCGCATCGCCCCGAATTCCGAGGTGGTCCCGCTTTTCGGCTCCAGTTGGGTCCACCCGCAGATTTTCGACGTCTCCGCGCCGGTCGCCAAAGAGTACGACATCGTCATTCTCGCCAACTTCGCCGCCTACAAGCGCCACTTCCTTTTGTTCCGCGCGCTCCGCGACATGCGCCCCGACACCCGGGTGCTGCTGCTGGGCAAATCCATGGACGGCCGCACCCCCGAGACGATCATGAACGAGGCCCGCGCCTACGGCGTCGCCGACCGCATCACGATCAAACCGGGGCTGCCCGACGGGGAGATGATCCGCGCCTTTCGCTCCGCCCGGGTCGCCCTGATGCTCTCCGGCAATGAAGGCTCCTGCGTCGCGGTCGTCGAGTCGATGTTCGCCGACATTCCCATCGGCGTCTTCGAGGACGCCGTGATTGGCTCCCTCGCCTACGTCAACGAGCACACCGGCCGCCGCCTCCGCCGCCGCCGCCTCGGCCGGCAGCTCGAGGAATTCATCGCCGACTCCGGCCGCTACTCCCCGCGCCGGTGGGTCATGGAAAACGGCATCTCCTGTTTCGGCAGCACCGCCGTGCTCAACGACGCCCTCCGCGCCCGCGTCCTCGAGTGGGGCGAAGAGTGGACGACCGACCTCGCCCCCCACCACTGGCGCCCCAACCCCACCTATGTCTATGACGAAGACCTCGAGCGCCACCGCTCCGCATACGCCCGCTTCGAACGCGACTACCGTTGCTCCCTGCTGCTGCGCGCCACCGACGGTTCTCCGCTTACGTCCGCCCTCTCGGCCCGTCCGTCGTCGCCGACCGCCCTGCCTCGGTGA
- a CDS encoding glycosyltransferase family 4 protein — translation MAEMTPQASKERGKSAPEAVRVLIVCMWPLGGIRTYLKYNYKYFPQDLFSITLLANPAIEREAIAADMAALGIRVEWAPPLWGKNLLCRHVYLLKRRERFDVIHSQGFISAFHTALVNWWGHVPHVMTTHGVLEEKRFAGRFGRWKRAVFQRALRDVDVFVGVGRDILAHVREGLPALRERARWEVIRNGIDPEPFVRDYPGAAERLRERLGIDGETFLFGYFGRFMPEKGFVHLIEAAERLAGAGAARRFAVLAVGSGDYEREYRAMTVQLGVHELFRFQPFQANVAELLQGCDAVVMPSVWEAYPLLTSEVLCSGTPLVATTCPGLREAVEGTPAVTVAPGDPAALAEAMRAVMEDPGMRERFRASRAEAARRFDVRESAERLAALLTEAGRSATTDGPRGRT, via the coding sequence ATGGCGGAGATGACACCACAAGCGTCGAAGGAGCGGGGCAAGAGTGCGCCGGAAGCGGTCCGGGTGCTGATTGTGTGCATGTGGCCGCTCGGCGGGATCCGGACGTACTTAAAGTATAACTATAAGTATTTTCCGCAAGATCTTTTCAGTATAACGCTTTTGGCGAATCCGGCGATTGAGCGAGAGGCGATCGCCGCCGATATGGCGGCGCTTGGGATTCGAGTGGAGTGGGCGCCGCCGCTCTGGGGGAAGAACCTTCTGTGCCGCCATGTGTATCTCCTGAAGCGGCGCGAACGGTTCGACGTGATCCACAGCCAGGGGTTCATCTCGGCGTTCCACACCGCGCTGGTGAACTGGTGGGGGCACGTACCGCACGTGATGACGACGCACGGCGTGCTCGAAGAGAAACGGTTCGCGGGGCGGTTCGGGCGGTGGAAGCGGGCGGTGTTCCAGCGGGCGCTGCGGGATGTCGACGTGTTCGTGGGAGTGGGACGGGACATTCTGGCGCATGTGCGAGAGGGGTTGCCGGCGCTGCGGGAGCGGGCGCGCTGGGAAGTGATCCGCAACGGGATCGACCCGGAGCCCTTTGTGCGCGACTATCCGGGGGCGGCCGAGCGGCTGCGCGAGCGGCTGGGAATCGACGGGGAGACGTTCCTGTTCGGGTACTTCGGGCGATTCATGCCGGAGAAAGGGTTCGTACACCTGATCGAAGCGGCAGAGCGGCTGGCCGGGGCGGGCGCGGCCAGGAGGTTCGCGGTGCTGGCGGTGGGCAGCGGCGACTACGAGCGCGAGTACCGGGCCATGACGGTCCAATTGGGCGTGCACGAGCTCTTCCGCTTCCAGCCCTTCCAGGCGAACGTGGCGGAACTGCTGCAGGGGTGCGATGCGGTGGTGATGCCGTCGGTATGGGAAGCATACCCGCTGCTCACCTCGGAAGTGCTGTGCAGCGGGACGCCGCTGGTGGCGACGACCTGCCCGGGTCTGCGCGAGGCGGTGGAGGGGACGCCGGCGGTGACGGTGGCGCCGGGAGATCCCGCGGCGCTGGCCGAGGCAATGCGGGCGGTGATGGAGGATCCGGGGATGCGGGAGCGGTTTCGGGCGTCTCGGGCGGAGGCGGCGAGGCGGTTTGACGTGCGGGAGTCGGCCGAGCGGCTGGCGGCTCTGCTCACCGAGGCAGGGCGGTCGGCGACGACGGACGGGCCGAGAGGGCGGACGTAA
- a CDS encoding fibronectin type III domain-containing protein, whose amino-acid sequence MIRKICRIVAVTILGASLAPSSFGENITLTWTAPGDDGTVGTAAAYELRYSTHGITALNWFQAMPVIGLPIPRSAGTVQSFTLANLDPAQTYYFAMRARDEAGNWSPVSNNAVWALCDCRNRRGNADGDPEDRVTVSDLLHLIHYVFRGQAGLPCLEEANINGSPDGIIDVADVNLLIAHLYREDQVFLPAPCQ is encoded by the coding sequence ATGATCAGGAAGATCTGCCGGATCGTCGCTGTGACGATCCTCGGAGCGTCGCTCGCCCCGAGCTCTTTCGGCGAGAACATCACGCTCACCTGGACCGCGCCCGGCGATGACGGCACCGTCGGAACCGCCGCGGCTTACGAACTGCGTTATTCGACCCACGGCATCACGGCCCTGAACTGGTTTCAGGCCATGCCCGTCATTGGCCTGCCCATCCCCCGGTCCGCCGGCACGGTGCAGTCCTTCACCCTCGCCAACCTCGACCCCGCGCAGACCTACTACTTCGCCATGCGCGCCCGCGACGAGGCCGGCAATTGGTCGCCTGTCTCCAACAACGCCGTCTGGGCCCTCTGCGACTGCCGCAACCGGCGCGGCAATGCCGACGGCGACCCGGAGGACCGCGTCACCGTCAGCGACCTGCTCCACCTCATCCACTACGTCTTTCGCGGCCAGGCCGGCCTCCCTTGCCTCGAGGAGGCTAACATCAACGGCAGCCCCGACGGCATCATCGACGTGGCCGATGTCAATCTGCTGATCGCGCACCTCTACCGCGAGGACCAGGTGTTCCTGCCGGCGCCGTGCCAGTGA